A section of the Cottoperca gobio chromosome 17, fCotGob3.1, whole genome shotgun sequence genome encodes:
- the LOC115022121 gene encoding E3 ubiquitin/ISG15 ligase TRIM25-like, producing MAQKGVQLDQETFSCSICLDLLKDPVTIPCGHNYCKNCIKSHWDKKDGIHSCLKCRQTFTPRPVLLKNTMFGALVEELKKTGLQAAPADHCYAGPEDVGCDVCTGRKLKAFKSCLVCLVSYCEKHLQPHYESPAFEKHKLVEPSQKLQENMCSRHDEVMKMFCRTDQQCICYLCFVEEHKGHDTVSAAAERTERQRELEGSRLNIQQRIQDGEKDVKLLQQEVEVINRSADRAVEDSEKMFTQLIRLMQKRSSDVKQQLRSQQESEVSRVKELQEKLEQEITELKRKDADLKQLAHTEDHTQFLKHYSSLSHLRESTVLPSINSPLQYFKDVIAAVSEARDKVQDLLSEMWPKIVRTVTEVDALLSQQLTRRESRRAVK from the coding sequence ATGgcgcagaaaggagttcagctgGACCAGGAAACCTTCTcttgttccatctgtctggatctactgAAGGATCCGGTGACTATTCCCTGTGGACACAACTACTGCAAGAACTGTATTAAATCCCACTGGGATAAAAAGGATGGGATCCACAGCTGCCTTAAGTGCAGGCAgaccttcacaccgaggcctgtcctgtTGAAGAACACCATGTTTGGAGCtttagtggaggagctgaagaagactggactacaagctgctcctgctgatcactgctatgctggacctgaagatgtgggatgtgatgtctgcactgggagaaaactgaaagccttcaagtcCTGTCTCGTGTGTCTTGTctcttactgtgagaaacacctccagcCTCACTATGAGTCCCCTGCCTTTGaaaaacacaagctggtggagccctcccagaagctccaggagaacatgtgctctcgtcacgatgaggtgatgaagatgttctgccgtactgatcagcagtgtatctgttatctctgctttgtggaggaacataaaggccacgacacagtctcagctgcagcagaaaggactgagaggcagagagagctcgaggggagtcgactaaacatccagcagagaatccaggacggagagaaagatgtgaagctgcttcagcaggaggtggaggtcatcaatcgctctgctgacagagcagtggaggacagtgagaagatgttcactcagctgatccgtctcatgcagaaaagaagctctgatgtgaagcagcagctcagatcgcagcaggaaagtgaagtgagtcgagtcaaagagcttcaggagaagctggagcaggagatcactgagctgaagaggaaagacgctgatctgaagcagctcgcacacacagaggaccacacCCAGTTTCTAAAACATTACTCCTCACTCTCACATCTCAGGGAGTCTACAGTGTTACCCAGCATCAACAGTCCTCTGCAGTACTTTAAGGATGTGATAGCTGCTGTGTCAGAAGCCAGAGATAAAGTCCAGGACCTTCTGAGTGAGATGTGGCCAAAGATTGTACGTACAGTGACTGAAGTGGATGCTTTACTCTCACAACAACTCACGAGAAGAGAGAGTCGTAGGGCTGTAAAATGA